The DNA region GCGCGTGCGCGTGGAGTCGCCGGGCGGCGGCGGATGGGGGAAACCATGAGCGACGATGTGGGGCGCATCTATCTCGATGAAGTGCAGCGGCAGTTCCGCGGCAACAAGCGCCAGGCGGAAGCCGCGCTGGCGCAGTTGAGCGACGAGGAGTTCTTCCGCGCGCCCGGCGATCCCGAATCCAACAGCATCGCCGTCCTGGTGAAGCACCTGGCGGGCAACATGCGCTCCCGCTTCACCGACTTCTTCACCACCGACCTGGAGAAGCCCTGGCGGCATCGCGACCAGGAGTTCGAGATGCCCGCCGGCGCCACTCGCGAGCAGCTCATGCAGGCCTGGGAGGCGGGCTGGAAGACGGTCTTCGAGGCCGTGGGCGGGCTCACGCCCGCCGACCTGGCGCGCACGGTGACGGTGCGGGGTGAGAGCTACGCGGCGCTGCAAGCCATCAACCGCCAGCTCGCCCACTACGCCCACCACATCGGGCAGATCCTCTTCTGGGCGAAGCACATGAAGGGTGCGGCGTGGAAGACGCTGAGCATCCCGCGGGGGATGTCGGAGACGCCGGAAGCGCTGGCCGCGGAGAAGAAGTGGGCGAAGTCGGAGCACAAGGAGCCGCAGAAGTAGCGCGCTAGCGAGCGGAGCCGTAGTAGCGGTAGTGCCCGGTGACCCGCCAAGCGAAGAGCACGTCTTCCATCTTGGGGCCCTCGCCCACGTTGTGCACGACCAGGTGGCGGCCCCCGAACAAGGTCTTGCGGTCCACCACCATGCCGATGTGAGGCGTGCCGCCGCCCAGGTCCCAGGTGACGAGGTCGCCTGGCTGATAATCCTTCGCGTCCGCCGTCACCGGCAGGCTCTGGCCGTGGCGCGCAAAAAACACCGCAAGGTTGGGCACGCGGCGATGGTCGATGTTGGAGTCGGGACGGCTCAATCTCCACTTGTGCGGGTAGGCGCTGAAGTGGGTGAGCATGTCCTGGTGGACCTCCTTCTGCAGGTCGATGCCCACGGCGCGGTAGATGCGCACGATCTCGTCGGTGCAGGCGCCGACGTCGGGCGGCACGTCGCCACTGGGATAGGGGATGCGGCGGTAGCTCGAGTCGTAGCGGACCTGGTGCTGGGGGCGCTCATCCGCGGCCGCCACCAGGCGGGCGACGAAATCGGCATGCGCGGCGGGCGGCGGCGGCGACTGCGCCGGAAGGATCCCGGCGAGCAGGAAGAGGGCCGCGGCC from Terriglobales bacterium includes:
- a CDS encoding DUF1572 family protein, with protein sequence MSDDVGRIYLDEVQRQFRGNKRQAEAALAQLSDEEFFRAPGDPESNSIAVLVKHLAGNMRSRFTDFFTTDLEKPWRHRDQEFEMPAGATREQLMQAWEAGWKTVFEAVGGLTPADLARTVTVRGESYAALQAINRQLAHYAHHIGQILFWAKHMKGAAWKTLSIPRGMSETPEALAAEKKWAKSEHKEPQK
- a CDS encoding DUF1287 domain-containing protein; this translates as MKRLPLAAALFLLAGILPAQSPPPPAAHADFVARLVAAADERPQHQVRYDSSYRRIPYPSGDVPPDVGACTDEIVRIYRAVGIDLQKEVHQDMLTHFSAYPHKWRLSRPDSNIDHRRVPNLAVFFARHGQSLPVTADAKDYQPGDLVTWDLGGGTPHIGMVVDRKTLFGGRHLVVHNVGEGPKMEDVLFAWRVTGHYRYYGSAR